A portion of the Musa acuminata AAA Group cultivar baxijiao chromosome BXJ1-1, Cavendish_Baxijiao_AAA, whole genome shotgun sequence genome contains these proteins:
- the LOC135679174 gene encoding lysine-rich arabinogalactan protein 19-like, translated as MAVASIRFSVLALALMSLAVVSFAQGPAAAPSKPPATAPVKPPAPAPLTPPAAAPSKPPATAPVKPPAAAPVKPPATSPVSTPPSPAPSAKTPAASPPGPPTSASPSESPASTPASVSTPPATAPTTPAGDSGAFALPVSWTAVVAAAAAVALAL; from the coding sequence ATGGCGGTCGCTTCCATCCGCTTCTCCGTGCTCGCGCTCGCCCTGATGTCGCTCGCCGTGGTTTCCTTCGCCCAGGGGCCGGCCGCCGCCCCATCGAAGCCTCCCGCCACGGCCCCAGTGAAGCCCCCTGCTCCGGCTCCTTTGACGCCTCCCGCCGCCGCCCCATCGAAGCCTCCCGCCACGGCCCCCGTGAAGCCCCCCGCCGCCGCCCCCGTCAAACCCCCGGCCACCTCCCCCGTCTCCACTCCGCCGTCACCCGCTCCCTCAGCGAAGACCCCTGCCGCATCCCCTCCCGGCCCGCCGACCTCCGCGAGCCCCTCCGAGTCGCCCGCGTCCACACCGGCGTCGGTGTCAACCCCCCCTGCGACTGCTCCCACCACGCCAGCAGGGGATAGTGGCGCCTTCGCCCTTCCCGTCAGCTGGACCGCTGTTGTGGCCGCCGCAGCTGCGGTGGCCCTCGCGCTGTAG
- the LOC135673370 gene encoding homeobox-leucine zipper protein HOX13-like translates to MLPTSSPFIPPLKPINRERKHRNPMERFSGSGSFEGLEGEDVGAIAIPTSEETKGKREQRFQSLLSDRIEEVEEDEELCSHGQSSVGEKKRRLSLDQVKALEKNFEVENKLDPESKVRLAQEIGLRPRQVAIWFQNRRARWKTKQLERDYSALKARHDALKLDHDGLRRDKEALEANVRELKAALAARSAVAAEKEKRLAIVYKDGTSDTDSSVAFLDEASPYSGVVLDQHSLIGLGSRCSSFLFESTAQDEMGFPYGEMPCSSLLSEEDAPSVFSWYCSEGWD, encoded by the exons ATGCTACCGACTTCATCTCCCTTCATACCACCTCTGAAGCCAATCAACAGAGAAAGAAAGCACCGAAACCCAATGGAGAGGTTCAGCGGTTCAGGCTCCTTTGAAGGACTAGAAGGAGAAGATGTTGGTGCCATCGCCATCCCTACTTCAG AGGAAACGAAGGGGAAGCGTGAACAAAGATTCCAATCTCTTCTTTCTGATAGAATAGAGGAGgtagaggaggatgaggagctaTGCTCCCACGGGCAGTCGTCAGTTGGAGAGAAGAAGCGCCGGCTCAGCTTAGATCAAGTTAAAGCTCTGGAGAAGAACTTTGAGGTGGAGAACAAATTAGACCCAGAGAGTAAGGTGAGACTGGCACAAGAAATCGGCCTCCGGCCACGTCAAGTGGCCATCTGGTTCCAGAACCGCCGCGCCCGGTGGAAGACGAAGCAGCTCGAGCGCGACTACAGCGCTCTGAAAGCCCGGCACGACGCTCTCAAGCTCGACCACGACGGCCTCCGCCGCGACAAGGAGGCCCTCGAAGCGAAC GTGAGAGAGCTGAAGGCCGCGTTAGCAGCGAGGTCGGCAGTGGCTGCTGAGAAAGAGAAGAGGCTAGCTATTGTCTACAAAGATGGCACATCGGACACTGATTCAAGCGTGGCGTTCCTTGACGAAGCCAGTCCTTATTCTGGTGTGGTATTGGACCAACACAGCCTCATCGGACTGGGGTCTCGCTGCTCTTCCTTCTTGTTCGAGAGCACAGCTCAAGATGAGATGGGGTTCCCGTACGGGGAGATGCCTTGCAGTAGCTTGTTATCGGAGGAAGACGCACCAAGCGTCTTCTCTTGGTACTGCTCCGAAGGATGGGACTGA